In a single window of the Melioribacteraceae bacterium genome:
- a CDS encoding MFS transporter — MLKRIINYFKPDLPIKRISEEKIPKMYKQNRWKVLEASFIGYAAFYLVRNNLSTVAKEMGSVLHYDYSMIGDILAISAISYGLGKFLMGALSDRSNPRKFMAFGLLLSAILNFTFGASASFPVHLFLWALNGFVQGMGWPPCGRSIGHWFSLKERGSVFAIWNISHNIGGGVAGIVAAFAVTQFGVWNAAFYFPGVIAAIGSIYLFFRLKDKPQSVGLPSIEEYSGCCTAEEKQNGVNEVELSYYELFVDNILKNKMLWLFAVANLFVYIVRYSMLDWGPTYLREMKHATLSSGGLSILILEFGGIPSTLLMGWLSDKFDGRRGMVSLLCMIPILFAFTGIYFNPAGNLWFDMTMLAIVGFFIYPPVMLLGVAGLDLTSKKAVGTAAGFIGLFGYIGRTIQAKGFGWIADHFGKLYGPEFGWDVVIWSIIAVTLIAIILLAFTWNVKPKA, encoded by the coding sequence ATGTTAAAGAGAATCATTAATTATTTCAAACCCGATTTGCCGATAAAAAGAATATCTGAAGAGAAAATTCCTAAAATGTATAAGCAAAACCGGTGGAAGGTATTAGAAGCCTCATTTATTGGCTATGCCGCATTCTATCTAGTGCGAAATAATCTATCAACTGTCGCAAAAGAAATGGGAAGTGTGCTTCATTATGATTACAGCATGATTGGAGATATCCTCGCCATCTCAGCTATCAGTTATGGATTAGGAAAATTTCTGATGGGGGCATTATCTGATCGGAGCAATCCACGGAAATTTATGGCATTCGGATTACTTCTTTCTGCAATTTTGAATTTTACCTTTGGTGCATCTGCCAGTTTTCCCGTACATCTATTTCTTTGGGCTTTAAATGGTTTTGTACAGGGAATGGGGTGGCCCCCTTGCGGAAGATCAATAGGGCACTGGTTTAGTTTAAAAGAAAGAGGTTCGGTTTTTGCCATTTGGAACATCTCTCACAATATTGGTGGCGGTGTTGCTGGAATAGTGGCGGCATTTGCGGTAACTCAATTTGGTGTATGGAATGCCGCGTTTTATTTCCCGGGAGTTATTGCCGCCATTGGTTCTATTTATCTTTTTTTCAGATTAAAAGATAAACCTCAATCAGTCGGGTTACCATCAATTGAGGAGTATTCAGGCTGTTGTACGGCCGAGGAAAAACAAAATGGAGTTAATGAGGTAGAGCTTTCTTATTATGAATTATTTGTAGATAATATTTTAAAGAATAAGATGCTCTGGTTATTTGCTGTCGCAAATCTGTTTGTTTATATAGTAAGATATAGCATGCTTGACTGGGGTCCTACATATTTGAGAGAAATGAAACATGCCACACTTTCGAGTGGTGGACTGTCCATTTTGATTCTCGAATTCGGAGGCATACCTTCCACATTATTAATGGGATGGTTATCAGATAAATTTGATGGAAGAAGAGGAATGGTAAGTTTACTTTGCATGATTCCAATTCTGTTTGCTTTTACAGGAATATATTTCAACCCAGCGGGGAATTTATGGTTTGATATGACGATGCTCGCAATAGTAGGATTTTTTATCTATCCACCAGTTATGTTGCTTGGTGTGGCGGGGTTGGATTTGACATCGAAAAAAGCAGTTGGAACTGCGGCAGGATTTATAGGATTATTTGGTTATATCGGGAGAACCATTCAAGCTAAGGGATTTGGTTGGATAGCTGACCATTTCGGAAAATTGTATGGCCCGGAGTTCGGATGGGACGTGGTAATCTGGTCAATTATTGCAGTCACTTTAATTGCTATAATTCTTTTAGCTTTTACCTGGAATGTAAAGCCCAAAGCCTAA
- a CDS encoding aquaporin family protein, protein MSPFIGEIIGTMLMILFGGGVVANVVLKKTKGGNSGWIVITFGWAIGVFVAVFSVGAISGAHLNPAITLGLAFVGKFAWADVPLYILAQFIGAMLGAFLVWLHYRLQFAVTDDKNLKLCIFCTAPEIRSYADNLISEIIGTFVLVFAALYIASPEVGIGAISALPVAFLVLGIGLSLGGTTGYAINPARDLGPRIMHALLPIPNKRDSDWKYAWVPVVGPIIGSTAAAALYLFLN, encoded by the coding sequence ATGAGTCCGTTTATTGGTGAAATTATAGGCACAATGCTTATGATTCTTTTTGGTGGTGGTGTTGTTGCAAATGTTGTACTAAAAAAAACCAAAGGGGGAAACAGCGGATGGATAGTAATAACTTTTGGCTGGGCAATAGGAGTATTTGTGGCGGTGTTCAGCGTGGGAGCTATAAGTGGTGCTCATCTAAATCCTGCGATTACATTAGGTTTAGCTTTTGTTGGAAAATTTGCATGGGCTGATGTTCCATTATATATCTTGGCTCAATTTATTGGGGCAATGTTGGGAGCTTTTTTAGTGTGGCTTCATTACCGCTTGCAATTTGCCGTAACAGATGATAAAAATCTTAAATTATGTATATTTTGTACAGCTCCTGAAATCAGATCTTACGCTGATAATTTAATCTCTGAAATTATTGGGACTTTTGTATTAGTCTTCGCAGCATTATATATCGCTTCACCGGAAGTTGGAATTGGAGCAATCTCTGCTTTACCTGTAGCATTTCTTGTGTTAGGTATTGGTCTTTCGCTGGGAGGAACAACCGGGTACGCTATTAATCCGGCGAGAGATTTGGGCCCAAGAATAATGCACGCACTCCTCCCTATACCCAATAAAAGAGATAGCGATTGGAAATATGCATGGGTTCCAGTAGTGGGACCTATAATTGGATCTACCGCAGCAGCAGCATTGTATCTTTTTCTAAATTAG
- a CDS encoding glycerol-3-phosphate dehydrogenase/oxidase → MNRESLIERIENEKGYWDIVVIGGGATGLGAAVEASSRGYKTLLLEQHDFSKGTSSRSTKLVHGGVRYLQQGNVSLVLEALHERGLLKQNAPHLVFNQSFVVPNYDWWDGPFYGIGMKLYDLLAGKLGLGPSKILSREETIEQIPNVEPEGLKGGVIYYDGQFDDSRLAINLAQTVLDHNGTVINYMEVTGLIKNNNKVSGVIVIDKETGREYTINSRVVINATGVFTDSVIKMDNPHAKKIIAVSQGVHIILDKEFLPGDSAIMVPQTDDGRVLFAVPWHNKVVVGTTDTEIEEASLEPRALEEEIDFILTHAKRYMKKDPTRSDVKSVFAGLRPLVRPAESKSTASISRDHYLTVSNSGLVTITGGKWTTYRKMGEDTINEAAKVAGLEEKPSITQSLRIHGWLKNIDNSDPLYFYGSDTIAIKKLVENDKYLGEQICKQLPYIGAEVVWHIRNEMARSIEDVLARRTRSLFLDAKASIEMAPAVAKILASELGKSSDWEKEQIKEYTNLAKEYLLN, encoded by the coding sequence ATGAATAGAGAATCCTTAATTGAAAGAATTGAAAATGAAAAGGGTTATTGGGATATAGTTGTTATTGGAGGTGGAGCTACTGGTTTAGGCGCGGCAGTTGAAGCTTCATCCCGTGGTTATAAAACATTACTTCTTGAACAGCACGATTTCTCCAAAGGGACATCAAGCAGAAGTACAAAACTTGTACATGGCGGCGTAAGGTATTTACAGCAAGGAAATGTTTCGCTTGTTTTAGAAGCTCTGCATGAAAGAGGATTACTAAAACAAAACGCTCCCCACTTGGTGTTTAATCAATCATTTGTTGTTCCAAATTATGATTGGTGGGATGGTCCATTTTATGGCATTGGAATGAAATTGTATGATCTGCTGGCCGGAAAATTGGGATTAGGCCCCTCGAAAATATTAAGTAGAGAAGAAACAATTGAACAAATCCCAAATGTTGAACCAGAAGGATTAAAGGGAGGTGTAATTTATTATGATGGTCAGTTTGATGATTCAAGACTTGCCATTAATCTTGCCCAAACAGTTTTAGACCATAATGGAACAGTAATAAATTATATGGAAGTTACCGGCTTGATCAAAAATAATAATAAGGTAAGCGGAGTAATTGTTATTGATAAAGAAACCGGTAGGGAGTATACCATTAACTCAAGAGTGGTAATTAATGCTACAGGAGTTTTTACCGATAGCGTTATTAAAATGGATAACCCGCATGCAAAAAAAATAATTGCGGTAAGTCAAGGTGTGCATATTATTCTTGATAAAGAATTTCTCCCCGGGGATTCTGCAATAATGGTTCCTCAAACAGATGATGGAAGAGTTTTGTTTGCAGTGCCCTGGCATAATAAAGTTGTTGTTGGAACTACCGATACAGAAATAGAAGAGGCCTCTCTTGAACCGAGAGCGCTTGAAGAAGAAATTGATTTCATTCTTACTCACGCAAAACGGTACATGAAAAAAGATCCGACAAGATCGGATGTTAAAAGTGTTTTTGCCGGGTTGCGCCCATTAGTTCGACCTGCCGAAAGTAAAAGCACAGCGTCAATTTCAAGAGATCATTATTTGACGGTTTCCAATTCCGGTTTGGTTACAATTACTGGAGGAAAGTGGACGACTTATAGAAAAATGGGAGAGGATACAATTAATGAAGCCGCTAAAGTTGCTGGACTTGAGGAAAAACCAAGTATTACCCAATCTCTACGAATTCACGGCTGGCTAAAAAATATTGATAATTCTGATCCGCTATATTTCTATGGTTCCGATACGATAGCAATTAAAAAACTTGTTGAGAATGATAAATATCTTGGAGAACAAATTTGTAAACAACTTCCTTATATCGGTGCTGAAGTTGTTTGGCATATTAGAAATGAAATGGCAAGAAGCATTGAAGATGTTCTGGCCAGAAGAACCCGTTCACTTTTCCTTGATGCAAAAGCAAGTATAGAAATGGCACCAGCAGTAGCAAAAATTTTAGCATCCGAGCTAGGAAAATCTTCCGATTGGGAGAAAGAACAAATAAAAGAATATACGAATCTCGCAAAAGAATATTTGCTCAATTAA
- the glpK gene encoding glycerol kinase GlpK, with the protein MEKFILALDQGTTSSRAIIFDVGGNIKSVAQREFPQIYPHAGWVEHNPDDIWQSQSQVMTEAISKIGLTAKSISAIGITNQRETTILWDRKTGIPIYNAIVWQDRRTSNYCDELKANGYEEKIRNKTGLVIDSYFSATKIKWILDNIEGARNKAELGELAFGTVDSWIVWNLTSGKKHITDITNASRTMIFNIESHQWDDELLEIFNIPKSILPEVCSSSEVYAETALEIFDTNIPIAGIAGDQQAALFGQMCIKPGMSKNTYGTGCFLIFNTGDTRISSTNNLLTTIGWKINGKVSYALEGSIFVAGAVVQWLRDELKIIKKSSDVEELACTVENNGGVYLVPAFTGLGAPHWDQFARGTIFGLTRGSNTGHIARAALESIAFQTLEVLKAMESDSGIKVSELRVDGGATANNLLMQIQSDILGIPLVRPKVSETTALGVAYLAGLAVGYWANIDEIKQQWQVDKKFEPQTASEKIHNMINNWNKAVSRSKDWLKEEQ; encoded by the coding sequence ATGGAAAAATTTATTTTAGCATTAGATCAGGGAACAACAAGTTCACGCGCAATTATTTTTGATGTTGGAGGCAACATTAAATCGGTAGCCCAGCGTGAATTTCCACAGATTTATCCACATGCTGGCTGGGTTGAACACAATCCAGACGATATTTGGCAATCGCAGTCGCAAGTAATGACAGAAGCTATTTCAAAAATCGGCCTTACTGCAAAATCCATTTCTGCCATTGGTATTACTAATCAAAGAGAGACAACAATTTTATGGGATCGTAAAACCGGAATACCAATATATAATGCGATAGTGTGGCAGGATAGAAGAACCTCAAATTATTGTGATGAACTGAAAGCAAATGGGTATGAAGAAAAAATTAGGAATAAGACAGGGTTAGTAATCGATTCATACTTTTCCGCCACTAAAATTAAATGGATACTCGATAATATTGAAGGTGCACGCAACAAAGCGGAATTAGGTGAGCTTGCATTTGGTACCGTTGATAGCTGGATTGTTTGGAATTTAACAAGCGGAAAGAAACATATAACCGATATAACAAATGCCAGTCGTACCATGATTTTCAACATTGAATCACATCAATGGGATGATGAACTTCTGGAAATATTTAATATCCCCAAATCAATATTGCCGGAAGTATGTTCATCGAGTGAAGTGTATGCAGAAACTGCATTAGAGATTTTTGACACGAATATTCCCATTGCCGGAATTGCAGGAGACCAACAGGCAGCTCTGTTTGGTCAAATGTGCATAAAACCCGGGATGTCAAAAAATACTTACGGTACAGGATGCTTTTTAATTTTTAATACTGGTGATACCCGGATTTCATCAACAAACAACCTTTTAACCACAATAGGTTGGAAGATTAATGGAAAAGTAAGCTACGCTCTTGAAGGAAGTATTTTTGTTGCCGGAGCGGTGGTGCAATGGCTTCGTGATGAACTTAAAATCATAAAAAAATCTTCTGATGTTGAAGAACTTGCATGTACTGTTGAGAATAATGGCGGGGTTTATTTGGTTCCTGCATTTACCGGTTTGGGCGCCCCGCATTGGGATCAATTTGCAAGGGGAACAATTTTTGGTTTAACCCGGGGAAGCAATACCGGTCATATTGCCAGAGCCGCACTTGAATCAATCGCATTCCAAACACTCGAAGTATTAAAAGCAATGGAATCTGATTCGGGGATAAAGGTATCGGAACTGCGTGTTGATGGCGGCGCAACAGCCAACAATTTGTTGATGCAAATCCAATCCGATATTCTAGGAATTCCTCTCGTCCGCCCTAAAGTATCAGAAACAACCGCGCTTGGTGTTGCATATTTAGCAGGACTCGCGGTTGGTTATTGGGCGAATATTGATGAAATTAAACAACAGTGGCAGGTAGATAAAAAGTTTGAACCGCAAACCGCTTCTGAAAAGATTCATAATATGATTAACAATTGGAATAAAGCTGTAAGTAGATCTAAAGATTGGCTCAAGGAGGAACAATAA
- a CDS encoding DUF111 family protein, which translates to MIKQKENKNNHAMTIEFNVDDMNPQHIPYFMDRIIEIGASDIYVTPIIMKKGRPGFLFTITCALQLEEKVIEVVFSESTTIGIKKSMCEGVKLTRNLLKKKCSFGEIQVKEINYSDTKKRVVPEYDECRRIAEQKKIPLKEVSERLLKELNDN; encoded by the coding sequence ATGATAAAGCAAAAAGAAAATAAAAATAATCACGCAATGACAATAGAATTTAATGTAGATGACATGAATCCGCAGCATATTCCATACTTCATGGATAGAATTATCGAAATTGGCGCTTCAGATATATATGTAACTCCCATAATAATGAAAAAAGGAAGACCAGGATTCCTCTTCACCATAACGTGCGCTTTACAATTAGAGGAAAAAGTGATTGAAGTTGTTTTCAGTGAATCAACTACTATTGGTATAAAAAAATCCATGTGCGAGGGAGTAAAACTAACTCGCAATTTGTTGAAGAAGAAATGTTCTTTTGGAGAAATACAGGTAAAGGAAATTAATTATTCAGACACAAAAAAAAGAGTTGTTCCGGAATATGATGAATGCAGAAGAATTGCGGAGCAAAAAAAAATTCCATTAAAAGAGGTGAGCGAGAGACTGCTCAAAGAACTCAATGATAATTAA
- a CDS encoding D-sedoheptulose 7-phosphate isomerase → MHNMIEAELSSHKEVVEKILLQLKPDIEKACRICVQKIKEGRKILLFGNGGSAADAQHLAAELSGRYKKERRGLPGIALTTDTSALTAIGNDYEYDYIFQRQVEAIANTGDLLIGISSTGNSENVLRAFDAGKLIGCTTLGLSGKGGGKMNSRCDFNLIVPSEITARVQEMHVLIGHIICQAIDNEF, encoded by the coding sequence ATGCATAATATGATAGAAGCAGAATTATCATCTCATAAAGAAGTTGTCGAAAAGATACTTCTCCAGCTTAAACCCGATATTGAAAAAGCTTGCCGCATCTGTGTACAAAAAATAAAGGAGGGGAGAAAAATTTTATTATTTGGTAATGGTGGCAGCGCTGCCGATGCACAACACCTTGCAGCGGAACTTTCCGGCAGATATAAAAAAGAAAGGAGAGGATTACCTGGAATTGCATTAACTACCGATACATCTGCACTGACCGCAATCGGAAACGATTACGAGTATGATTATATTTTTCAAAGGCAAGTGGAAGCAATTGCGAATACCGGTGATCTACTAATTGGAATTTCGTCTACTGGAAATAGTGAAAATGTATTACGTGCATTTGATGCCGGAAAATTAATTGGATGTACAACCCTTGGTTTAAGCGGAAAAGGAGGAGGGAAAATGAATAGTCGTTGTGATTTTAATCTAATTGTTCCATCCGAAATTACCGCACGAGTTCAAGAAATGCACGTTCTTATCGGGCATATTATTTGTCAAGCGATCGACAATGAATTTTGA
- a CDS encoding HAD family hydrolase codes for MNIGVKETKKILEKIRDVKILLYGDFCLDAYWILDPRGSETSVETGLKALAAQNQKYSLGGASNVAANLAALKPKQIKITGAAGDDIFGREMISQLQKIGIDTSGLVIQKEDFESYVFCKLILEGNEQPRIDFGTYNKRHHLTDNMILENIRKNVNESDIIIINQQVPGSITNKEFIEGINKIILDFPDKIFIVDSRHYSSEFKNVSLKTNEVEAAILNGVNADYRDAFNINLVKKYAIGLYEKNKKPSFISRGSHGILACDENGIHEIAGLQFLKKLDTVGAGDTALSAIASALAAKIDTQSTIEFANFAAGVTVQKLFQTGTASPEEILSLCADPNYIYQPELAEDIRSANFYANTEIELCYPDLKFIEKDKIKHAVFDHDGTISVLREGWELVMEPMMIKATLGDQFNDIEEHIYNRVVNRVKDYIDKSTGIQTIQQMEGLIDIINEFNFVPKDEVLDKFGYKEIFNKALMEMVTKRVEKLNKKELDIEDFALKGAIKFLKFLSEKGITLYLASGTDNDDVIAEARAMGYAHLFNGGIYGAIGDISKYSKKMVMEKIINDNNLSGTELITFGDGPVEMRECRKVGGIAVGIASDEIRRHGLSIEKRSRLIKAGAHIIIPDFSQREFLNKILFGQ; via the coding sequence ATGAATATTGGTGTTAAAGAAACGAAAAAGATTCTAGAAAAAATTAGGGATGTAAAAATCCTACTTTATGGTGATTTTTGTCTTGATGCCTACTGGATACTCGATCCAAGAGGGTCAGAAACATCTGTTGAAACAGGTTTAAAGGCATTAGCTGCCCAAAATCAAAAGTACTCGCTCGGAGGTGCATCAAATGTTGCCGCAAATCTAGCCGCGTTAAAACCAAAACAAATTAAAATAACTGGTGCTGCGGGGGATGATATATTTGGACGGGAGATGATTTCACAATTACAGAAAATCGGAATTGATACATCTGGATTAGTAATACAGAAGGAAGATTTTGAGTCATATGTTTTTTGTAAGTTAATTCTTGAAGGCAATGAACAACCTAGAATTGATTTTGGCACTTATAACAAAAGGCATCATTTAACTGATAATATGATTCTGGAAAACATAAGAAAAAATGTGAATGAATCTGACATAATTATTATTAATCAGCAAGTACCCGGTAGTATAACAAACAAAGAGTTTATTGAGGGTATTAACAAAATTATTCTTGATTTCCCAGATAAAATATTCATTGTTGATTCCCGGCATTATTCATCAGAATTTAAAAATGTTTCTTTGAAAACAAATGAAGTTGAAGCGGCAATTCTTAATGGAGTTAATGCCGATTATAGAGATGCATTTAATATAAACCTGGTTAAAAAGTATGCGATTGGGTTATATGAGAAAAATAAAAAGCCGAGTTTTATTAGCAGGGGTAGCCACGGTATTCTTGCTTGTGATGAAAACGGAATACACGAAATTGCCGGATTACAATTTCTAAAAAAACTAGATACAGTAGGAGCAGGAGATACAGCATTAAGCGCCATAGCCTCGGCTCTTGCGGCAAAAATTGATACTCAATCAACAATCGAGTTTGCAAACTTTGCCGCCGGTGTTACAGTTCAAAAATTGTTTCAAACAGGAACTGCATCACCCGAGGAAATCTTATCTCTCTGTGCGGATCCTAATTATATTTATCAACCGGAACTTGCCGAGGATATTAGATCTGCAAACTTTTATGCGAATACCGAAATTGAATTGTGTTATCCTGATTTAAAATTTATAGAAAAAGACAAAATTAAACATGCTGTATTTGATCATGATGGAACTATAAGTGTACTTAGAGAGGGGTGGGAACTTGTAATGGAGCCAATGATGATTAAGGCCACTCTAGGAGATCAATTTAATGATATAGAAGAACATATCTATAACAGAGTGGTTAACCGTGTTAAAGATTATATAGATAAATCAACAGGCATTCAAACAATTCAGCAAATGGAGGGATTAATTGATATTATTAATGAATTCAATTTTGTTCCTAAAGATGAAGTGCTGGACAAATTTGGATACAAGGAAATTTTTAATAAAGCTTTAATGGAAATGGTTACCAAAAGAGTAGAAAAACTAAATAAAAAAGAGTTGGATATAGAGGACTTTGCTCTTAAGGGGGCAATTAAGTTTCTAAAATTTCTTTCTGAAAAGGGGATCACACTTTATCTTGCAAGTGGTACTGATAATGACGATGTAATAGCCGAAGCTAGAGCAATGGGTTACGCCCATCTATTCAATGGTGGAATTTATGGAGCAATTGGGGATATCTCAAAATATTCTAAAAAAATGGTAATGGAAAAAATTATAAATGATAATAATTTAAGTGGTACCGAATTAATAACATTTGGCGATGGTCCGGTTGAAATGAGAGAATGCCGAAAAGTTGGAGGCATAGCTGTTGGTATCGCGAGTGATGAAATAAGAAGACATGGACTTAGTATTGAGAAGAGGAGCAGATTAATTAAAGCCGGGGCACACATTATTATCCCCGATTTTTCGCAAAGAGAATTTCTCAATAAAATATTATTTGGTCAATAA
- a CDS encoding endonuclease/exonuclease/phosphatase family protein — MFKYYRFITIIVLFFGGLAFGQTISVMTYNLRYDNPNDGENRWDNRKEFILSQINYYDPDIIGTQEGLKHQLEWLDENLADFQYEGVGRDIGRSTGPGEHSAIFYNKNKFRLLKTNTFWLSEMPWKPSKGWDASLNRVCTSILFENVLTKQNFWVFNLHLDHKGIIAREKSVDLVIDMISKFNTDNYPSILMGDFNLTPQQSPIQKLTSVFNDTRAISISKPFGPYETYCGWDICVPPSNRIDYIFTSKNNIIVNKYAVLIDIFNQRYPSDHLPVLVNISLKN; from the coding sequence ATGTTTAAGTATTACAGATTCATAACTATCATAGTCCTATTCTTTGGCGGTTTGGCTTTTGGTCAAACAATCAGTGTAATGACCTATAATCTTCGTTATGATAACCCAAATGACGGTGAAAATAGATGGGATAATCGTAAAGAGTTTATTCTAAGCCAAATTAATTATTATGATCCCGATATAATTGGAACACAAGAGGGATTGAAGCATCAACTTGAATGGCTGGATGAAAATTTGGCAGATTTTCAATATGAGGGAGTTGGAAGAGATATTGGAAGATCTACCGGTCCGGGAGAGCATTCGGCAATTTTCTATAATAAAAATAAATTTAGATTATTAAAGACAAATACTTTCTGGCTTTCGGAAATGCCATGGAAGCCATCAAAAGGATGGGATGCTTCGCTCAATAGGGTATGTACTTCAATTTTGTTTGAGAATGTTTTAACAAAACAGAATTTTTGGGTATTCAATCTTCACCTCGATCACAAAGGAATAATAGCGCGTGAAAAATCGGTTGATTTAGTTATTGATATGATATCAAAATTTAATACGGATAATTATCCCTCAATTTTGATGGGAGATTTTAATCTAACTCCTCAACAATCACCAATTCAAAAGTTAACCAGTGTTTTTAATGATACAAGAGCAATTAGCATTTCAAAACCATTTGGTCCTTACGAAACATATTGTGGCTGGGACATTTGCGTTCCCCCTTCAAATAGAATTGACTACATTTTTACAAGCAAGAATAACATTATCGTGAATAAATATGCTGTTTTGATTGATATATTTAATCAGCGCTATCCGTCAGATCATCTTCCAGTTTTAGTAAATATTTCTCTGAAAAATTAA
- a CDS encoding Gfo/Idh/MocA family oxidoreductase, with translation MDSNRREFIKKIGLSSAAVAVGSAVLNSIKASPKTGSQIYSTNAMHYDRIIGANDRVSVGVIGFSDRFKDTLSNAFFANAKELNMEFSALSDIWNERRENGVNFLNRNQAGKVTGYRNNEELYEKSKVDAVIISTADFQHAYHATEAVRAGRDAYVEKPLAESMEDNKMALNAVRETKKIVQIGSQRRSGPNYKTAEKFIKSGKFGAIKFAEMSWNVNQPDRWRRPDLVAKLKESDVDWKRYLINREKVNFDPRLYLEYRLFWPYSSGIPGQWMCHQIDTVHWFTGFNFPLSVIAGGGIYMWNDGRKNADTLTAILEYGPQNDLDPTKRFQVNYTSRFSNSAGGTKEIYYSNGGELNLDTNKVTPNGGLLKNHAERYPQFGLKENLLPEFTLADDSVKTITDANQGSDAMTTAHMRNWMECIRSRKEPNAPIEAGYNHSVASLMVTESLLRGRKVVFDPINQEIKNA, from the coding sequence ATGGACTCAAATAGAAGAGAGTTTATCAAAAAAATAGGATTAAGCAGCGCAGCTGTTGCTGTAGGATCAGCAGTTCTTAATTCTATTAAAGCTAGCCCCAAAACAGGTTCACAAATATACTCCACAAATGCGATGCATTACGATAGAATAATTGGAGCAAACGACCGTGTATCAGTTGGTGTTATTGGGTTCTCGGACCGTTTTAAAGATACACTGAGTAATGCATTTTTTGCAAATGCCAAAGAGTTGAATATGGAATTTTCAGCTCTCTCGGATATATGGAATGAACGTAGAGAAAATGGAGTAAATTTTTTGAATAGAAATCAAGCAGGCAAAGTAACAGGCTATAGGAATAATGAAGAACTATATGAAAAATCTAAAGTTGATGCCGTAATAATTAGCACCGCAGATTTTCAGCACGCATATCATGCAACTGAGGCAGTTAGAGCAGGCAGAGATGCTTATGTTGAAAAACCATTAGCTGAATCGATGGAAGACAATAAGATGGCATTGAATGCTGTTAGAGAGACAAAAAAAATTGTCCAAATCGGATCGCAAAGAAGAAGTGGACCAAATTATAAGACTGCTGAAAAATTTATTAAATCTGGTAAATTCGGGGCAATTAAATTTGCTGAGATGTCGTGGAATGTGAATCAACCTGACCGCTGGCGGCGCCCGGATTTAGTTGCAAAATTAAAAGAGAGTGATGTTGATTGGAAACGTTATCTAATCAATAGAGAAAAGGTAAATTTTGATCCGCGGCTTTATCTAGAATATAGATTGTTCTGGCCCTATTCTTCTGGCATTCCGGGGCAGTGGATGTGTCATCAAATTGATACGGTACATTGGTTTACTGGATTTAACTTTCCATTAAGCGTAATAGCCGGTGGAGGAATTTACATGTGGAACGATGGCAGAAAAAATGCTGATACCCTAACAGCAATTTTAGAATATGGCCCTCAAAATGACCTTGATCCCACAAAAAGATTTCAGGTTAATTACACTTCCCGTTTTTCAAACTCTGCGGGGGGAACAAAGGAAATCTATTATTCTAACGGCGGAGAATTGAACTTAGACACAAATAAGGTTACTCCAAATGGGGGATTGTTAAAAAATCATGCTGAAAGGTATCCTCAATTTGGGTTGAAAGAAAATTTACTTCCAGAATTTACATTAGCCGATGATTCCGTAAAAACTATTACAGACGCCAATCAAGGATCTGATGCCATGACTACGGCTCACATGAGAAATTGGATGGAATGTATTAGAAGCCGTAAAGAACCCAACGCTCCAATTGAAGCAGGTTACAATCACTCTGTTGCAAGTCTGATGGTTACAGAGTCACTCTTAAGAGGAAGAAAAGTGGTTTTTGACCCTATCAACCAGGAAATTAAAAATGCTTGA